In Mastigocladopsis repens PCC 10914, a single window of DNA contains:
- a CDS encoding AAA family ATPase: MREKIDTLTQNLGLTIVGKSEAIRLVLVAVLAGGHALLEDVPGVGKTLLAKSLARSIDGKFQRLQCTPDLLPTDITGTNIWNPKSGEFNFLPGPVFANVVLADEINRATPRTQSALLEVMEEQQVTVDGVSRTVPTPFFVIATQNPVEYQGTFPLPEAQMDRFMLSLSLGYPTEAEELQMLQRHQKPRFFEKSGLLASDLQPCITLAEVQELRQICAKVKVNTSLQQYILDLVRATRHDEEITLGVSPRGTVALQRASQALAFLIGRDYAIPDDVKFLAPHVLCHRLIPTGGRRARTVMERLLRAVPIP, encoded by the coding sequence ATGAGAGAAAAAATTGACACTCTGACACAAAACCTGGGTCTTACCATTGTTGGCAAAAGCGAGGCAATACGCTTAGTGCTAGTCGCAGTGCTAGCTGGCGGTCATGCTTTACTAGAAGATGTTCCTGGGGTTGGCAAAACTCTCCTTGCTAAATCTTTGGCTCGTTCCATTGATGGAAAGTTTCAACGGCTACAATGCACCCCTGATTTACTGCCAACTGACATCACTGGTACCAACATTTGGAACCCCAAAAGCGGTGAATTTAACTTTCTCCCAGGTCCGGTCTTTGCCAACGTTGTGCTAGCAGACGAAATCAACCGTGCTACACCCCGGACTCAGTCGGCTTTGCTGGAAGTTATGGAAGAGCAGCAGGTTACAGTAGATGGCGTCTCTCGTACTGTTCCCACGCCCTTCTTTGTGATTGCTACTCAAAACCCCGTTGAGTACCAAGGCACCTTTCCCCTGCCAGAGGCGCAGATGGATCGATTCATGTTGTCATTGAGCTTGGGCTACCCCACTGAAGCTGAAGAACTCCAGATGCTGCAACGCCACCAAAAACCCCGTTTCTTTGAGAAATCAGGTTTGTTGGCATCTGATTTACAGCCCTGCATTACTTTGGCAGAAGTACAGGAATTGCGCCAAATCTGCGCCAAGGTAAAAGTAAATACATCGTTGCAACAGTACATACTCGACTTGGTACGGGCAACACGGCATGATGAAGAAATCACTCTTGGCGTTAGTCCTCGCGGCACCGTAGCATTACAACGGGCAAGTCAAGCTCTAGCTTTTCTTATAGGGCGTGATTACGCCATTCCTGATGATGTCAAATTTCTTGCTCCTCATGTTCTTTGCCATCGCCTCATTCCAACAGGAGGTCGAAGGGCAAGAACTGTGATGGAGCGGTTACTACGGGCAGTGCCTATTCCCTAA
- the argF gene encoding ornithine carbamoyltransferase, producing the protein MAELSGRDLLSLADLSPTEVLELLQMASQLKSQKLRLRCHKVLGLLFSKASTRTRVSFTVAMYQLGGQVIDLNPNVTQVSRGEPLQDTARVLDRYLDVLAIRTFAQQELEIFANYAKIPVINALTDLEHPCQVLADLMTVQECFGSFSGLTLTYVGDGNNVANSLLLGCALVGMNVRIATPSGFEANAAIIETARSIAGDKTEVLLTHDPEVATKGTNVIYTDVWASMGQESEADDRMPIFQPYQVNEQLISLADPETIVLHCLPAHRGEEITDEVMEGSHSRIWDQAENRMHAQKALLASILGAEEV; encoded by the coding sequence ATGGCAGAGTTGAGCGGACGAGATTTATTAAGTCTGGCGGACCTCAGTCCAACAGAAGTTCTAGAACTTCTGCAAATGGCATCACAGCTAAAATCACAAAAACTGAGGTTGCGGTGTCATAAAGTGTTAGGGCTGTTGTTCTCCAAGGCTTCCACTCGGACACGAGTGAGTTTTACTGTAGCAATGTACCAACTGGGTGGACAGGTGATTGACCTCAATCCCAATGTTACTCAAGTGAGTCGTGGGGAACCATTGCAGGATACAGCGAGGGTTCTGGATAGATACCTAGATGTTTTGGCTATTCGTACCTTTGCCCAGCAGGAATTGGAAATTTTTGCCAACTATGCCAAGATTCCCGTCATTAATGCTCTCACTGATTTAGAGCATCCTTGTCAGGTACTGGCTGATTTAATGACTGTTCAAGAATGCTTTGGCTCTTTTTCTGGCTTGACTTTAACTTATGTAGGGGATGGGAATAATGTTGCTAATTCCCTGTTGTTAGGCTGTGCTTTGGTGGGAATGAATGTGAGAATTGCTACACCTAGTGGATTTGAAGCAAATGCAGCAATTATAGAAACAGCACGTTCCATTGCAGGCGATAAAACCGAAGTCCTCTTAACTCATGACCCCGAAGTCGCAACAAAGGGTACCAATGTCATTTATACTGATGTTTGGGCAAGTATGGGGCAAGAATCAGAAGCAGACGACAGAATGCCAATTTTCCAACCTTATCAAGTCAATGAACAGCTGATAAGCCTTGCTGACCCAGAGACAATTGTTTTACACTGTTTACCAGCACATCGTGGTGAAGAAATTACCGACGAGGTTATGGAAGGTTCTCACTCACGCATTTGGGATCAGGCAGAAAATCGGATGCACGCCCAAAAAGCTTTACTTGCAAGT
- a CDS encoding bifunctional riboflavin kinase/FAD synthetase, whose protein sequence is MLNLSQNGCSVWVTSSTELARTPTCVALGKFDGVHRGHQRVIQPILPPAGHEGVGGDERANSSLSVLSSPSSHIYSTVVTFNPHPQEFFTGRPRTWLTPLDEKIHSLRSLGVEQLVLLPFDKELSALTPEQFVEKILVEQLQAARISVGQDFCFGSNRSGTAEDLQLLAAKYGIPVTIVPLETCGCHESTDSREASLSSQEARISTSLIRQVLQSGDIQKANQLLGRAYTLIGTVIQGQQLGRTIGFPTANLQLPPDKFLPRHGVYAVRIFTLGETLETPDNTYLGVMNIGHRPTVNGTYESVEVHLLDWSGDLYGKKLVVQIESFLRPEQKFPSLEALKTQIQQDCAVARAFFSAEC, encoded by the coding sequence GTGCTAAATTTGTCTCAAAATGGGTGTTCTGTGTGGGTTACTTCTTCGACCGAATTGGCTCGAACTCCAACTTGTGTTGCTCTTGGCAAATTTGACGGCGTACATCGTGGTCATCAAAGAGTTATTCAACCTATATTGCCCCCCGCTGGGCATGAGGGAGTGGGGGGAGATGAGAGAGCAAATTCCTCCTTGTCTGTCTTGTCCTCCCCGTCCTCACACATTTACTCGACGGTTGTCACCTTTAATCCTCATCCACAAGAATTTTTTACTGGGCGACCCCGTACTTGGTTAACACCATTGGATGAAAAAATCCATTCCTTGCGATCGCTAGGAGTAGAACAACTGGTACTACTGCCCTTTGATAAAGAATTATCTGCTTTAACTCCTGAACAGTTTGTAGAAAAGATTCTGGTGGAACAACTGCAAGCTGCACGAATTAGCGTCGGGCAAGATTTTTGCTTTGGTTCCAACCGGAGTGGTACTGCTGAGGATTTGCAATTACTCGCCGCCAAGTACGGCATTCCTGTTACCATTGTTCCTCTAGAAACTTGTGGATGTCATGAATCCACAGATAGCCGTGAAGCTAGCCTTTCGAGCCAGGAAGCTCGCATTAGCACTTCATTGATCCGGCAAGTATTACAAAGTGGCGACATCCAAAAAGCAAACCAACTGTTAGGACGTGCATACACGCTTATCGGTACTGTCATCCAAGGTCAACAACTGGGCAGAACTATTGGCTTTCCCACAGCCAATCTACAATTACCACCAGACAAGTTTTTGCCCCGTCATGGTGTTTACGCTGTTCGTATTTTTACCTTGGGAGAGACACTAGAGACTCCTGACAATACTTATTTGGGCGTGATGAATATAGGTCATCGTCCAACGGTAAACGGTACATATGAATCTGTAGAAGTCCATCTGCTTGATTGGTCTGGTGATTTGTATGGCAAAAAGCTGGTAGTGCAGATAGAAAGCTTTTTGCGACCAGAACAAAAATTTCCTTCTCTAGAAGCTCTGAAAACACAAATTCAACAAGATTGCGCTGTCGCTAGAGCTTTTTTTAGTGCCGAGTGTTAG